In Stieleria sp. JC731, a genomic segment contains:
- a CDS encoding DUF1592 domain-containing protein: MLPLSDLATSTVGLAIVSVAVLFTPIQCIAQSAEKQSPGQANSADAVDSFTESIQPVLDAHCVDCHGKDDPDGALDLTAFDSTRSVKSHFAIWDLIRQRVADGEMPPADSGYDIEPDDQAEFLGWIGDRRDDFIERHAGDPGEVLAHRLSASEYNYTIADLTGVDIRPADSFPIDPSNTAGFDNSGESLVMTPSLLSKYIDAARFVSDHVLFLPDGLGFAPHPVVTDTDRDKYCVRQIVDFYESQTVAIEKYLFAIWELRQRSAQAKIDSDAIDQTAASNRLSAKYLTTLWETLNPDRQLVGPLKQIQTRIVELGSDRDAALENCKAIANDIAELRSALTFEFPHLRVSGINSGSQPLVLWRNRQKATHRMSLNEEAFEKLVGTEDSSADESSEDQMVYALVSSDDAAADQPLLQAYQTFCRLFPDRFYVDRRGREYVGQKEKDFNRESEYRLLSAGFHSMMGYFRDDQPLCELMLTEDQRQQLDRLWFQLDFVADVPARQHSGFIWFERAEGRYLVDSEFDAFRSADKNATSPQMVDRLAEAYIAKAERIGANDQALDAMRFHFAAVNQKIQTVVSAKASSLESQIDDLERIAEKAFRRPLTKSEQSGLKEFYDQLVRVDGLNHEDAIRDVIVSILVSPHFCYRVHETSGEGEVVSLEAYELASRLSYFIWASMPDERLLELAASQQILNPEVLKAECRRLLQDEKANGLAVEFGGNWLGFRQFKSHTGVDRNRFEQFDQSLQDAMFEEPVRFFNDVLRRDGSVLDFLYADHTFVNSALAKHYGVEEDFADDSQWMRLDNASMYGRGGVLPMGVFLTKNSPGLRTSPVKRGFWVVRQLLGTHIPAPPPNVPELPEDESKLGELTLREVLAKHREHVSCSGCHEKFDSVGLVFEGFGPIGERRENDLAGNPVDVLAEFPDGSKHSGVNGLKDYIRSAREAEFVDNLCEKLLSYALGRSLMISDEPLVESMKQDLIDNQYSFSAMVETIVTSDQFLKRRL, encoded by the coding sequence ATGCTGCCATTATCTGACTTGGCGACATCCACTGTTGGGCTCGCGATCGTCTCGGTTGCTGTCTTGTTCACGCCGATCCAATGCATCGCACAATCGGCAGAGAAACAGTCCCCAGGGCAAGCGAACTCGGCTGACGCTGTCGATTCATTTACCGAAAGTATTCAGCCCGTATTGGATGCACACTGTGTCGATTGCCATGGGAAAGACGATCCCGATGGGGCGCTCGATTTAACCGCTTTCGATTCGACTCGGTCAGTCAAGTCACACTTTGCCATTTGGGATTTGATTCGGCAAAGAGTTGCAGACGGAGAAATGCCGCCCGCCGATTCGGGTTATGACATCGAACCCGATGATCAGGCTGAATTCCTCGGATGGATTGGCGACCGCCGCGATGATTTCATTGAGCGGCATGCCGGCGATCCTGGCGAAGTACTCGCCCACCGATTGAGTGCATCGGAATACAACTACACGATTGCAGATCTGACCGGAGTCGATATCCGTCCGGCCGACAGTTTCCCCATCGATCCCTCCAATACGGCTGGCTTTGACAACTCGGGTGAGTCGTTGGTGATGACGCCGTCGCTATTGTCAAAGTACATCGATGCGGCAAGGTTCGTGTCGGACCACGTCTTGTTCTTGCCAGACGGTTTGGGCTTCGCTCCCCACCCCGTTGTGACGGACACCGATCGTGACAAGTATTGCGTTCGCCAGATTGTCGATTTCTATGAATCGCAAACCGTCGCCATCGAAAAATACTTGTTCGCCATTTGGGAACTGCGACAACGATCGGCACAGGCAAAGATCGATTCAGACGCGATCGATCAGACTGCGGCAAGCAACCGGCTTAGTGCAAAGTATCTGACGACCTTGTGGGAAACACTCAATCCCGATCGGCAGCTCGTTGGTCCGCTAAAGCAAATTCAAACACGAATCGTAGAGCTTGGTTCCGATCGCGACGCTGCACTGGAAAACTGCAAAGCGATTGCCAACGACATTGCAGAATTGCGCAGTGCGTTGACGTTTGAGTTTCCTCATCTACGTGTTTCGGGAATCAACTCGGGTTCGCAACCGCTGGTGCTATGGCGGAACCGGCAAAAGGCAACTCATCGAATGTCACTCAACGAAGAGGCGTTCGAAAAGCTTGTTGGGACCGAGGATTCTTCCGCTGATGAGTCATCCGAAGATCAAATGGTTTATGCATTGGTGTCGTCCGATGATGCCGCCGCCGACCAACCGTTGTTACAGGCTTACCAGACGTTTTGTCGATTGTTTCCCGATCGCTTCTACGTTGATCGTCGAGGCCGCGAGTATGTCGGTCAGAAGGAAAAGGACTTCAACCGAGAAAGCGAATACCGACTTTTGAGTGCCGGTTTTCACAGCATGATGGGCTATTTCCGTGATGATCAGCCTCTTTGCGAACTGATGCTCACCGAAGATCAACGCCAGCAGCTGGATCGTCTTTGGTTCCAACTGGATTTTGTTGCTGATGTGCCTGCCCGGCAACATTCGGGATTTATCTGGTTCGAACGCGCCGAAGGACGTTACCTGGTCGATTCGGAATTTGATGCCTTTCGCTCGGCCGACAAAAATGCGACTTCACCGCAGATGGTTGACCGATTGGCAGAAGCATACATCGCCAAGGCCGAACGGATCGGAGCGAACGACCAGGCACTCGATGCGATGCGATTTCACTTCGCCGCGGTCAACCAAAAAATTCAAACGGTTGTCAGTGCCAAGGCCTCATCGCTCGAGTCTCAGATTGATGATTTGGAGCGTATCGCAGAGAAAGCTTTCAGACGCCCGTTGACAAAGTCTGAGCAAAGTGGACTGAAAGAGTTCTACGACCAGTTGGTTCGCGTCGATGGTCTCAATCACGAAGATGCGATCCGTGATGTGATCGTCAGCATTCTCGTTTCGCCGCATTTCTGTTACCGGGTTCACGAGACCAGTGGTGAAGGTGAAGTGGTCTCGCTTGAGGCGTATGAATTGGCCTCGCGATTAAGCTATTTCATCTGGGCCAGCATGCCTGACGAGCGACTGTTGGAACTGGCGGCAAGTCAACAGATTCTGAACCCAGAGGTTTTAAAGGCAGAGTGCCGACGACTTCTTCAAGACGAAAAAGCAAACGGGTTGGCTGTCGAGTTTGGTGGAAACTGGCTTGGCTTTCGGCAATTCAAATCGCACACCGGCGTTGATCGAAACCGATTCGAACAGTTCGATCAGTCGCTTCAAGACGCGATGTTTGAAGAACCCGTTCGGTTTTTTAATGACGTGTTGCGGCGTGATGGTTCGGTTCTGGACTTTCTGTATGCAGACCACACGTTCGTCAATTCGGCACTGGCGAAACACTACGGAGTTGAAGAAGACTTCGCGGATGATTCGCAGTGGATGCGTCTCGATAATGCATCGATGTATGGACGAGGCGGGGTGCTGCCGATGGGGGTGTTCCTAACAAAGAACTCCCCAGGTTTGCGAACCAGTCCTGTCAAGCGAGGGTTTTGGGTCGTGCGGCAACTGTTAGGAACGCATATTCCCGCCCCTCCGCCAAACGTGCCAGAATTACCTGAAGATGAATCCAAGCTCGGTGAACTGACGCTGCGCGAAGTTTTGGCGAAACATCGCGAGCATGTCAGCTGTTCAGGTTGCCACGAAAAGTTTGATTCGGTCGGATTAGTCTTCGAAGGCTTTGGGCCTATCGGCGAGCGTCGCGAAAATGATTTGGCAGGCAATCCTGTCGACGTGCTTGCGGAATTTCCCGATGGCTCGAAACACTCGGGAGTCAACGGCCTGAAGGATTACATCCGATCCGCACGCGAAGCCGAGTTCGTCGACAACCTGTGTGAAAAACTGTTGTCGTATGCACTGGGGCGGTCTTTGATGATCTCGGACGAACCCTTGGTCGAATCGATGAAACAAGATTTGATCGACAACCAGTATTCGTTTTCAGCAATGGTCGAAACGATTGTGACCAGCGATCAATTTTTGAAACGCAGACTGTAA
- a CDS encoding NAD(P)/FAD-dependent oxidoreductase, whose protein sequence is MKSAYDCVVIGAGPAGGATAAMTAEGGLSTLLIEREQVPRFHVGESLMPETYWPLQRLGLNEKVKASGWQVKKSVQFVTANGKESAPFFFRRHDERDCSDTWQVERSEFDKMLFDRAAELGADCVDQTRLTDVMFDDSGKATGVVVRDRNGATQSIEAKVVVDATGQQSFIANKLGLKKVNPELKKAAIWGYYRDAMRGEGDNEGATIIMQTESKESWFWFIPLSRGITSIGCVADNDYLLKGRGNQEETFAEELAICPGLKPRLEKATRLGSLRTAKEFSYMSTQHSGDGWVLVGDAFGFIDPVYSSGVYFALEMGVRAGDAIVDGIKKGDLSASQLGCWTEDFMQGATWVRKLVHAFYSKEFSIGHFMKEHPEHRSCLTDVLIGRIFHDGAKKMFDDMDKSIEKVRTAMAS, encoded by the coding sequence ATGAAATCGGCGTACGATTGCGTTGTCATAGGTGCGGGGCCAGCTGGCGGAGCCACGGCGGCGATGACTGCCGAAGGCGGCTTGAGCACGTTGTTGATCGAGCGTGAGCAGGTGCCGCGTTTCCATGTCGGCGAGTCTTTGATGCCGGAAACCTATTGGCCGCTTCAGCGGCTGGGATTGAACGAAAAAGTTAAAGCGTCCGGCTGGCAGGTCAAAAAGAGCGTGCAATTCGTCACGGCCAATGGCAAAGAGTCTGCACCGTTCTTTTTCCGACGCCACGACGAACGTGACTGCAGTGACACTTGGCAGGTCGAGCGAAGTGAATTTGACAAAATGCTTTTCGATCGCGCCGCCGAGCTCGGTGCTGATTGTGTCGACCAAACACGTCTCACCGATGTGATGTTTGATGACTCGGGTAAGGCCACTGGTGTTGTCGTCCGAGACCGCAACGGCGCGACGCAATCGATCGAGGCAAAAGTGGTGGTCGATGCGACAGGTCAGCAGTCGTTCATCGCCAACAAGCTCGGACTCAAAAAGGTGAATCCTGAGCTTAAGAAAGCAGCGATCTGGGGATACTATCGCGATGCGATGCGTGGTGAAGGCGACAACGAAGGCGCCACAATCATCATGCAGACTGAATCGAAAGAGTCATGGTTCTGGTTCATCCCACTTTCCCGTGGGATCACCAGCATCGGATGTGTTGCCGACAACGACTATCTGCTCAAAGGACGCGGCAACCAAGAAGAAACCTTTGCCGAGGAACTTGCGATCTGTCCGGGCCTGAAGCCTCGCCTCGAAAAGGCAACGCGTCTGGGAAGCCTGCGCACGGCAAAGGAATTCTCTTACATGTCAACGCAGCATTCTGGCGACGGATGGGTGCTTGTGGGTGATGCCTTCGGATTTATTGATCCCGTGTACTCGTCCGGCGTTTACTTCGCATTGGAAATGGGCGTTCGTGCCGGTGATGCGATTGTCGATGGAATAAAGAAGGGTGATCTGTCGGCCAGCCAACTGGGCTGCTGGACCGAAGATTTCATGCAGGGTGCGACCTGGGTTCGCAAGCTGGTCCATGCTTTCTACAGCAAGGAATTCAGCATCGGGCATTTCATGAAGGAGCATCCCGAGCACCGTAGCTGCCTGACGGATGTCCTGATCGGTCGAATTTTCCACGATGGCGCAAAAAAAATGTTCGACGACATGGACAAGTCAATCGAGAAGGTTCGCACCGCGATGGCGAGCTGA
- a CDS encoding DUF1552 domain-containing protein produces MQDRPENTQRLSRRLLLQGTGVSMALPWLESVAVWGDENASASSALPQRIAVMFMANGVAYNHWWAKGQGSEMELGDCLMPLDPFKEKLNFIKGLYNPAAVGVGIHPGQTGNLLSGAKLKKGAELRGGVSMDQMLAKHVGAETLQPSLVLGCEQPTTGYHETNFSMAYSSHISWHDATSPVPMETYPALAFDSLFENRGAMRNRSVLDRVREHAASLQRQVSHSDQAKLDEYMTSVREIEKRIERMRKLSEKAEANARDKDLSATKMSRPDAGLPEDIREHMRLMCDIIATAFQTDKTRVATLLLCRDISGLIYPFLDVRLAHHLASHRDTTDDYLRICRYYIEQVAYLAGKLEKMHEGDSTVLDNSMLMFMSNMWSGKNHDSSKVPLIQVGGLAGTVETGRVLDYSENSDDERKLCNLYLSLMDRMGVQVDEFGDSTQQLAGF; encoded by the coding sequence ATGCAAGACCGCCCGGAAAACACTCAACGCCTGTCCCGCCGATTGCTGCTTCAAGGGACTGGGGTCTCGATGGCGCTTCCGTGGTTGGAATCGGTCGCCGTTTGGGGTGACGAAAACGCATCGGCCTCGTCTGCTTTGCCGCAGCGAATCGCGGTCATGTTTATGGCAAACGGTGTTGCCTACAACCATTGGTGGGCCAAAGGGCAAGGCTCGGAAATGGAGCTTGGCGATTGTTTGATGCCGTTGGATCCCTTCAAAGAGAAACTGAACTTTATCAAAGGGCTCTATAACCCGGCTGCCGTTGGCGTTGGGATTCACCCAGGACAAACGGGTAACCTGTTGTCCGGTGCCAAGCTGAAAAAGGGTGCGGAGCTTCGTGGTGGGGTCAGCATGGATCAAATGTTGGCCAAGCACGTCGGTGCGGAAACACTGCAGCCGAGTTTGGTGCTTGGGTGTGAGCAACCAACGACCGGGTACCACGAGACAAACTTCTCGATGGCCTACAGCTCGCATATCTCATGGCATGATGCGACTTCGCCCGTTCCGATGGAAACTTATCCTGCACTTGCATTTGATAGTTTGTTCGAAAACCGAGGGGCGATGCGGAACCGAAGTGTGCTCGACCGAGTGCGAGAACATGCCGCCAGTTTGCAGCGTCAGGTCAGCCATAGCGATCAAGCGAAGCTGGATGAGTACATGACCAGCGTCCGTGAAATCGAAAAACGGATCGAACGTATGCGCAAGCTTAGTGAGAAAGCCGAAGCGAACGCACGCGATAAAGATCTATCCGCGACCAAGATGTCACGCCCGGACGCCGGCTTGCCTGAGGACATTCGCGAACACATGCGTTTGATGTGTGACATTATCGCGACCGCGTTTCAAACTGACAAAACGCGTGTCGCGACACTGTTGCTTTGCCGTGATATCTCCGGGTTGATCTACCCGTTTTTAGATGTCCGCTTGGCACACCACTTGGCTTCGCACCGGGATACGACGGACGACTACCTGCGGATCTGTCGCTATTACATCGAACAGGTTGCGTACTTGGCGGGCAAACTCGAAAAGATGCACGAAGGCGACTCGACCGTGCTCGACAATTCCATGTTGATGTTCATGTCGAACATGTGGAGCGGAAAGAATCACGACAGTTCCAAGGTGCCACTGATTCAGGTGGGTGGTTTGGCCGGTACTGTCGAAACCGGGCGGGTGCTCGACTACAGCGAAAACTCCGATGACGAACGCAAGCTTTGCAATTTGTATCTGTCGTTGATGGATCGTATGGGAGTTCAGGTTGATGAATTCGGTGATTCAACTCAGCAGCTAGCGGGCTTTTAG
- a CDS encoding glycerophosphodiester phosphodiesterase, translating into MAASSANAQFVVAHRGASAQAPENTLAAFKLAWELGADAIEGDFYVTKDQKIVCIHDKNTKRTSPNSPVLDVAKSTLEQLRQVDVGKWKDPKYAGETMPTLDEVLATVPDGKQIFVEVKCGVEILPLLKPALENSSLKPEQIAIICFDEQVVSQARQLMPQYRVNWLTSYNNGKPTVDTVVKTLKRTGATGLGSKGDLAIIDEAFAKKVLESGYELHVWTINEVDAAKQFAELGVLSITTDKPDVIGQALKD; encoded by the coding sequence ATGGCTGCCAGCTCTGCGAATGCTCAGTTCGTCGTCGCCCACCGCGGTGCGTCGGCACAGGCCCCAGAGAACACGTTGGCAGCATTTAAACTGGCGTGGGAGCTAGGTGCGGACGCAATCGAAGGTGATTTTTACGTTACCAAAGACCAAAAAATCGTCTGCATCCACGACAAAAACACGAAGCGAACGTCACCCAATTCGCCAGTTTTGGATGTTGCCAAATCGACTTTAGAACAATTGCGGCAGGTTGATGTTGGCAAATGGAAAGATCCAAAATACGCCGGCGAGACGATGCCAACGCTTGATGAAGTTTTGGCAACTGTTCCCGACGGAAAACAGATTTTTGTCGAGGTGAAATGTGGCGTTGAGATTCTGCCGTTATTGAAGCCCGCACTTGAGAATTCGTCTCTCAAGCCCGAGCAGATTGCGATCATCTGTTTTGACGAACAGGTCGTCTCGCAAGCTCGACAGCTCATGCCTCAGTACCGCGTCAATTGGCTGACCAGCTACAATAATGGGAAGCCAACCGTTGACACCGTCGTCAAAACGCTCAAACGCACCGGGGCGACAGGCTTGGGCAGCAAAGGTGATCTCGCGATCATTGATGAAGCATTCGCCAAAAAGGTGCTGGAGTCCGGATATGAATTGCATGTCTGGACGATCAATGAAGTCGACGCGGCAAAGCAGTTTGCCGAACTTGGGGTGTTGTCGATTACCACGGACAAGCCCGACGTCATTGGCCAGGCGCTAAAAGATTAA
- a CDS encoding ExeM/NucH family extracellular endonuclease: MRSQALSIPMIHHGAAERSIIAVLAITILGIATLWLSGDGTKGQPVGGQIQGPSDPVVGAPLVSGPDGTPSDDPQSRRDVIELTRQLSDIRWKDYLGKKVFIPGELVVVDNFNLSRNGQVSVAPQRLFIPTETIDPNDASAQGTSVSGKSNVDAISKTQRKNNASWIIIEDGVQRSNQYPVPLLPQFGRSIPSVRLGSTVKNLTGKISEENGRYYLTPELPIDFTPIERPERPSVGDADVTVASFNVLNYFTTIDNGSNGARGADSQEEFERQTTKLVAAIVGLDADVIGLMELENNVDAEQALVSAVNKKLGKDVYVGCGMPDGFQNAPGGGDQIRVGMIYRRDRVKPVGKPSFIDDFAFVNARTPMVQQFSLPSGGQKFSVIVNHFKSKGANRASGLNADQGDGQGAYNDSRKSQAQALVNYLRETKIEALVIGDLNSYSEEDPIDTLRAGGLVDVSKTKSTGQSYSYVYFGQAGSLDHCFATPKLAAKVTGVADWHINSDEPRCLDYNTEFGTGVFFKPDAFRCSDHDPVLIGLKLK; the protein is encoded by the coding sequence ATGCGATCTCAAGCACTGAGTATTCCAATGATTCACCATGGCGCCGCCGAACGATCAATCATCGCGGTTTTGGCCATCACTATTCTGGGAATTGCAACCCTATGGCTTAGCGGTGATGGGACCAAAGGTCAGCCCGTCGGTGGTCAAATCCAAGGCCCCAGTGATCCCGTCGTTGGTGCCCCGCTTGTTTCGGGGCCAGATGGCACGCCATCGGATGATCCACAATCACGGCGAGATGTGATCGAGCTCACACGCCAGTTGAGTGATATTCGCTGGAAAGACTATCTCGGAAAGAAGGTGTTTATCCCGGGCGAGCTAGTCGTGGTCGATAACTTTAACTTGTCGCGAAATGGCCAGGTCAGCGTTGCACCGCAGCGACTGTTTATTCCAACGGAAACGATCGATCCCAATGACGCTTCAGCGCAGGGGACCAGCGTATCGGGGAAATCCAATGTCGATGCGATTTCCAAGACGCAAAGGAAAAACAACGCCAGTTGGATCATCATCGAAGACGGCGTCCAACGCAGCAATCAGTACCCCGTCCCGCTACTGCCACAGTTCGGTCGATCGATTCCATCGGTCCGTTTAGGGTCGACCGTGAAAAACCTGACTGGAAAGATCAGCGAAGAAAACGGGCGATACTATTTGACGCCTGAACTGCCGATCGATTTCACACCCATTGAGCGCCCCGAACGGCCAAGCGTCGGTGATGCCGATGTGACCGTCGCCAGTTTCAACGTTCTCAATTATTTCACGACCATCGACAATGGATCCAACGGCGCTCGGGGCGCTGATAGCCAAGAAGAATTTGAGCGACAAACGACGAAGTTGGTCGCGGCAATCGTCGGGCTTGATGCCGACGTCATCGGCTTAATGGAGCTAGAGAACAACGTCGATGCAGAACAGGCTTTAGTAAGTGCAGTCAATAAAAAGCTGGGCAAGGACGTTTATGTGGGCTGTGGAATGCCTGACGGTTTCCAGAATGCACCCGGTGGCGGCGATCAAATCCGTGTCGGAATGATCTATCGTCGTGATCGAGTCAAACCAGTTGGCAAGCCTTCGTTCATCGATGATTTTGCCTTCGTCAACGCGCGAACCCCAATGGTTCAGCAGTTTAGTTTGCCGTCCGGCGGTCAGAAATTCAGCGTGATTGTCAACCACTTCAAATCGAAAGGCGCCAACCGGGCCAGCGGTCTGAACGCCGATCAGGGTGATGGCCAAGGCGCCTACAACGACTCGCGTAAATCACAAGCCCAAGCGTTGGTGAACTACCTACGTGAGACAAAGATCGAGGCGCTTGTGATTGGCGACCTTAATTCCTACAGCGAAGAAGACCCCATCGATACGCTACGTGCCGGCGGGTTAGTCGACGTCAGCAAAACAAAGTCGACCGGGCAGTCTTACTCGTATGTCTATTTCGGACAAGCTGGTTCACTAGACCATTGCTTTGCAACACCAAAGTTGGCTGCGAAGGTGACCGGAGTCGCCGATTGGCATATCAATTCGGACGAGCCGCGTTGCTTGGACTACAACACCGAATTCGGTACCGGCGTCTTTTTCAAACCTGATGCCTTCCGCTGCTCGGACCATGACCCCGTACTGATCGGGCTTAAGCTGAAGTAG